A stretch of Geotrypetes seraphini mitochondrion, complete genome DNA encodes these proteins:
- the ND6 gene encoding NADH dehydrogenase subunit 6: MFYLSFLGFFGFIIGMVGVASNPSPYFAAYGLVMGAMAGCWLLVTFGLTFLSLVLLLIYLGGMLVVFAYSAAMAADQYPMAWDDWSVFIYVMIYWILLLIGWSYVEELDVISLFENLSYVRCDWGGVMMLYYLGGFMLLLLGWVLLVTLFVVLEITRYISFGNILKL, encoded by the coding sequence ATGTTTTATTTAAGTTTTTTAGGGTTTTTTGGTTTTATTATTGGTATAGTAGGGGTTGCTTCAAACCCATCTCCTTATTTTGCTGCATATGGGTTGGTGATAGGGGCTATGGCTGGGTGTTGATTACTTGTAACATTTGGATTAACCTTTCTATCTTTAGTATTACTATTAATTTATTTAGGAGGTATACTTGTGGTTTTTGCATATTCTGCTGCAATAGCAGCAGATCAATATCCTATAGCATGGGATGATTGATCAGTTTTTATTTATGTAATGATTTATTGAATTTTATTATTAATTGGTTGAAGTTATGTTGAAGAGTTAGATGTGATTTCTTTATTTGAGAATTTGTCATATGTGCGTTGTGATTGAGGTGGTGTAATAATATTATACTATTTAGGAGGATTTATGTTGTTACTTTTAGGTTGAGTTTTATTAGTTACTTTGTTTGTGGTTCTTGAGATTACTCGTTATATTTCTTTTGGAAATATCTTGAAATTAAGA
- the CYTB gene encoding cytochrome b (TAA stop codon is completed by the addition of 3' A residues to the mRNA): MTPNIRKTHPMFKIINSSFIDLPAPANLSSLWNYGSLMGVCLISQIVTGLFLAMHYTADTHTAFSSIAHICRDVNYGWLIRNLHATGASIFFICVYLHVGRGIYYGSFLYKETWNIGVVLLLLLMATAFMGYVLPWGQMSFWGATVITNLLSAMPYIGNDLVQWIWGGFSVDKATLTRFFAFHFILPFAIAGVSMLHLLFLHETGSNNPTGLNSNTDKVTFHPYFSYKDMLGFIIMITMLTLLALLMPNLLTDPENFTPANPLSTPPHIKPEWYFLFAYAILRSIPNKLGGVVALLLSILILILIPLLHTTKQRSMMFQPLRQTLFWFIVSNTMILTWLGGMPVEDPYILLGQMASTLYFILFILLMPMSGIMEDKILS; the protein is encoded by the coding sequence ATGACACCTAACATTCGTAAAACCCACCCAATATTTAAAATTATTAACTCCTCATTTATTGACCTCCCAGCACCAGCAAACCTATCATCTTTATGAAATTATGGTTCACTTATAGGAGTTTGTTTAATTTCCCAAATTGTTACAGGATTATTTCTAGCTATACATTATACAGCCGATACTCACACCGCATTTTCATCTATTGCCCATATCTGCCGTGACGTAAACTACGGATGATTAATTCGTAACTTACACGCTACCGGAGCATCTATTTTCTTTATTTGTGTTTATCTTCATGTTGGTCGCGGAATCTATTACGGCTCATTCCTCTATAAAGAAACCTGAAACATTGGAGTGGTCCTCCTCCTACTCCTTATAGCAACAGCATTTATAGGTTATGTACTACCCTGAGGTCAAATATCATTTTGAGGTGCAACTGTAATTACAAACTTACTATCTGCTATACCATATATTGGTAACGATTTAGTACAGTGGATCTGGGGGGGATTCTCAGTAGACAAAGCAACATTAACCCGTTTCTTCGCATTCCATTTTATTTTACCTTTTGCAATTGCTGGTGTAAGTATACTCCATTTACTTTTCCTCCATGAAACTGGCTCAAATAATCCTACTGGTCTGAATTCTAATACAGATAAAGTAACATTTCACCCATATTTTTCCTATAAAGATATGTTAGGTTTTATTATTATAATCACCATACTTACATTACTAGCACTTCTTATACCAAACCTATTAACAGATCCAGAAAATTTTACACCAGCAAACCCATTATCTACACCACCACATATTAAACCAGAATGATACTTTTTATTTGCTTATGCTATTCTACGCTCAATCCCGAATAAATTGGGAGGGGTAGTAGCACTTCTGTTGTCAATTCTTATTCTTATCCTTATCCCTTTACTTCATACAACCAAACAACGAAGTATGATATTCCAACCACTACGTCAAACACTCTTCTGATTTATTGTATCTAATACCATAATTTTAACGTGACTGGGTGGAATACCAGTAGAAGACCCTTATATTCTACTAGGTCAAATAGCTTCAACACTTTACTTCATCCTATTTATTCTACTAATACCAATAAGTGGTATTATAGAAGATAAAATCTTAAGTTA